From Rhododendron vialii isolate Sample 1 chromosome 10a, ASM3025357v1, the proteins below share one genomic window:
- the LOC131304607 gene encoding transcription factor CYCLOIDEA-like — protein MFSSTTNAYLLPRLSPSYHHLSPPPPFLGGDATDFFLQCHSDLLMADTLFGMVVSNRSPVINQEAGEPDGESFGPKSALLKTKKAAKKHKHSKIFTAQGLRDRRVRLSIETARKFFDLQDMLGFEKASKTIDWLLKNSKAEIKDLLSKENDGSSGNVKRSTLTSTASGCEVVSAGAYQGTKMKELEISSVGKGKEVKLQKDRAAEFDERYLASRESRARARERARERTREKILRSKLKGSPISGAEQKISEDNFKFVPSFGRPATSTANGYIV, from the exons ATGTTCTCTTCAACCACCAATGCGTATCTTCTTCCACGCCTCTCTCCGTCCTACCACCACCTctcccctcctcctccctttctcGGCGGCGATGCCACCGATTTCTTCCTCCAGTGCCACTCGGATCTGCTCATGGCCGACACCCTTTTCGGCATGGTGGTTTCGAACAGGTCTCCGGTGATAAACCAAGAAGCTGGTGAACCCGACGGAGAAAGTTTTGGTCCAAAGAGCGCGTTGCTGAAGACGAAGAAGGCCGCGAAGAAGCACAAACACAGCAAGATTTTCACGGCTCAAGGGCTGAGGGATCGGAGAGTGAGGCTCTCGATCGAGACGGCTCGCAAGTTCTTTGATCTCCAGGACATGCTAGGGTTCGAGAAAGCAAGCAAAACCATTGATTGGTTGCTAAAAAACTCAAAGGCAGAAATCAAGGACCTGCTGAGCAAGGAGAACGACGGCTCGAGTGGTAATGTAAAGAGGAGTACTCTGACTTCTACTGCCTCTGGATGTGAAGTGGTATCAGCAGGAGCCTATCAAGGTACTAAGATGAAGGAACTGGAGATCAGTAGTGTTGGCAAGGGTAAAGAGGTCAAGTTACAGAAAGATAGGGCTGCTGAATTTGATGAGCGATATCTTGCTTCAAGAGAGTCTAGGGCAAGGGCAAGAGAGAGAGCCAGGGAAAGAACAAGAGAGAAGATCTTGAGGTCCAAGTTGAAGGGATCTCCAATTTCCGGTGCTGAGCAAAAGATTTCAGAAGAT AATTTCAAGTTTGTACCAAGCTTTGGAAGGCCTGCAACATCTACAGCCAATGGTTACATAGTTTAA